A portion of the Sabethes cyaneus chromosome 3, idSabCyanKW18_F2, whole genome shotgun sequence genome contains these proteins:
- the LOC128744463 gene encoding CD63 antigen-like, producing the protein MPSVGVACVRYLVFFFNFLFAITGLVVIVTGAIIQSSYHHYSNFLGESFWTAPIVLIVIGSVIFVVACFGCCGAAKESPCMIITFSIFLGLVFLAEIGIGVAGYYKHEELSGILEKGFNETLDNYSNSIPAQQAWNLVQSEMKCCGVNGPEDWEPIFKNDTVPKSCCHELPYGVTKCTRQHAEREGCYPKLSAFLGSKSLILAGIGIGLAAVQLVAVLLACCLYGSFRRQYETV; encoded by the exons ATCACTGGATTGGTCGTTATAGTAACCGGAGCCATTATCCAGTCGTCCTATCATcattattcaaatttcctcg GTGAAAGTTTCTGGACTGCACCGATAGTGCTAATCGTGATTGGATCCGTCATATTCGTCGTTGCCTGCTTCGGTTGCTGCGGAGCTGCCAAGGAAAGTCCCTGCATGATTATTACG TTCTCGATTTTCCTTGGATTGGTATTTTTGGCGGAAATTGGAATCGGTGTTGCCGGATACTACAAGCACGAAGAGCTCAGCGGCATCCTGGAGAAAGGTTTCAACGAAACGCTGGATAATTACTCCAACAGCATACCGGCTCAGCAAGCCTGGAATCTGGTGCAGTCGGAGATGAAATGCTGCGGTGTAAATGGACCGGAAGATTGGGAACCGATTTTCAAGAACGATACCGTACCGAAATCTTGCTGCCATGAGCTGCCGTATGGCGTTACCAAGTGCACCCGACAGCATGCGGAGCGAGAAGGATGTTACCCAAAATTGTCCGCTTTCCTGGGATCGAAATCATTAATTCTGGCTGGTATTGGTATCGGTTTAGCTGCCGTACAG CTTGTTGCTGTTCTGCTAGCTTGCTGTCTGTATGGATCTTTCCGACGACAGTATGAGACCGTCTAA